The DNA region AATAATCATGTCTTCCTTAAAAACAAAGGCCCATTAGCTCAGTTGGTTAGAGCGTCGTGCTAATAACGCGAAGGTCGCAGGTTCGAGACCTGCATGGGCCAAAAGTTTTACTCTGATTTTCCGTTTTCCTCTACCCCAAAACTTAACTAAATTTGAAGCATCAAAGTCACCTGTCATCTTTTCCTAGTAAGTTTAAAACGCTTAGACCATTGCCAAAGACGGAAAAATTCACATTGAATTGGGATTTGAGAGTAATACTTAGCTTCTTTATTTGGGCAATATCTACTTGCGCAGCGTGTAAAATTGGTGGAGCACTAATCGTACTTTGTTAGTATTATTACGTTACTCTGTAGAATTCCCTTGAGGAATCCTCTGATAATTTCTCTCATGCCTCAACCAGATAGTACTACGTATAATCTGTACCAACTACAAACATATTAATCAAAAACATTATGTATAAGCTGGGGCTGATCGAGATATTAGTGGAGTATCAATATGAAGTCTTTGTTTACTTTTGATTTCTGTGATAGTGCTTCCAAAATAAAGTTTCATAATATTGTGTAAGACTGTAAGCACCTTATTAAGTGCCAAAgtatttccaaaagaaaaattttcttGGTCACTCATTACATTAAATTCAAGGTAAGCTGATAATTTGATTTTCATTGAGTAACTTGAAATTTCAGCACCTAATAGGTTATAGGTGTAAGAAAAACACTTCCAGAATATCCAATTTTTGAATCTTACTTCAATGCTAAAATAAAAAGTTCAAAAACTATAAGTGATGTCGTGCTCGTGGGTCAATATTATATCGGAAAGTATAATTATAAGAGTAGAATTGACCGTATAAACAAGGTGGCCATTTTAGAAATAGAGGCTTGCTTTCTACTATTCCAGGGGAATTGCAACAAGGTCCAACATGGCATGAGGTAGACTACAAGCCCTCCACTCTTGAATGTCTTCAGACACGATCAATTTTATGCAAGTAAATTATTTCCATGAGATAGTTACAAAACtgaacatttctttttcaaattatggTACCCTCAAAGTTATGTATTAAGATATTGATTTCTCAACAAGATCAATTTATCTAATTGTATGACGAGCTGATTGGAAAACAATAACACGCTTGTAAAAAAAGTGCTACCAACTGATTTATAGCCTTTAGGCCTAATGATACATATTTATCATCGATGATATAATCTATAATGACATAGTATTACATTATCAAAGGGAAGCACAGAAAACTCACAAAGAATGTACAATAAAACAACCAGATGACGTACATTGCCGCTGGTTGTTTAGGAGAAAGCAACTTCATGCCAAATGCCTTTCTGGCAAATTCTGCAGGAACTGCTCTTGGCATGGCGGCTGCTGGCTACACAAGACCATGGGGCCAAAGGTCTCGAAAATACCATTTCATCTTAGAGACCTCCATATAGAGAATGGCAGCAGAGGAACAGCACATGAGAACACGTAAATGAACatgattttccaacaaaaattTCTCATggagaactttttttttttttgagaaagaaaTTTCTCATGGAGAACTTGAAATTTCTCATGGAGAACTTTCACATCTCTAAACACTCACGTCTATGTATATATCTTTATGAAGTTAAATTTTCCGAGAGCCTCTGACGGTTGGACTAGTCACCATTCGTGAACCTATACTTGCAGTTCTTAGAAGCCTACGAAATTCTGACAAGCTTATCTTTCCATCTTTGTCGATATCTGCTTCTTCTAGCAGTGGGTCTATGGAGCCTTTTAAGCCAGTGTGCTGCATATAAGTAAAAGCCAGATAtgagcattgttagaatgttggAGCTTACCATATTTCCAGCAGAATATGAAACTGTCTTTATGGAGGATCCACGCTTTCAAATATCAACGAAAGACTTATGTTCTTAATGAGTATCTAGCAACTCTTAGTATTTCTTTTCTTCTGGACGTTTTGTTTTATCTTGCAGGGTTGGGAAACATACTAACCATTCTAAGTTCTTCTGGAGTTATGAATCCATCTCTATCAACGTCAAATTTCTCAAAAGCTGCTTGCGATCTTTGCTGCCATTTTATCAAATTATGCTCCTCCAACTGAGGGACATGTAGAGTCGCTGCAACAAACTCTGGGAAATCGACAAGCCCATCTGTGTTACTATCAATCTGCCAATAAACGAAAAAAATGCTTCAGGATTTTGAACAGCAGAAGAAACCATATTGTAGGAAATGAAGTATTTGCAGAAAAAGAGCACTGGCAATTGTTGAGTAATCCCTAAGATCATCACTTGGATTCATGAGCCAGATTTATAGAACTATTGTGTGACATCACATTCCTcatcctctctttttttcttttacttcattttttttttgtttgcctTTTTCTGGATGGCTGTTTGGCGCGTTTGGCCTTTTCTTTCCTTATTCCTTCTCAGAGTAGTAGGGACTAAATTGGTTGCAAACAAGTTCCATCTTGAAGCCATAGCAGTCATTGAATAGCAATAACTTAATCATTTATCACATGTCATATTACAGTGCTATGCTTCATTCCTAGATAAGTGAGCTTACCGCTTGAAGAATCTCAAGAACCCGTGATTCTTTCATCTTCCAGGGGAGATCCTTGGCAAGGGCCTGCATTAAAATTGGATGCCGTAAGACATAACATATTACACAAGACTTTGTTGCAAGACAGGAATATAAGTGCTCATGATTTTAGCCAGAAACTTTAGAGAACTGTACAGGAAGGAACTAACTAGAGTGATAGATGGGAAATACCTGTCTCATTTCTTCAAGGGTAATGACACCATTTTTATCCACATCAATTGCAGCAAACTGATCACGGACATCTGCCAGCTCCTCCTCATCAAGTGTGCTAGCCAATGCCTGCCAGATAATGAAATTGTGTGAAGTTAATGTTCTATACATTTTATTGTGACTTAGCCACAGAAAAGTCTAAGAAAATAAGAAAGCTATGAAGTTACCCGTAAAGCAAATTGTTTTAATCGACTGTATTTGACAAACTGTCGCATGTTGGACAAGACGGAAATGTCCAGTGGAATCTCAGATGCATCACCTCCTTCACGGACCCATGGGTGCGCTGAAATGTTCGAACATATCAGTTTGAAAAACATAGTTCATTCTATCAACAATTTAAAGGTGATGAGGACATTAGTAACATCTGAAAGTTGTCCAATAAGTTATCAAAAACATGGAAGCTGTTTAGCCAGAACTGATAGCCAAAATGGACATCCAACGCCAAACATTGCTAATGACGTAAGTGATTCAAAATTGACAAATTCAGCATACGAATCTTTTGGACCTTGAGCTACTTCTCTGATGAATCATGCTTGGTCTTTGTAAAACTTAAACATCACTTAAAAAAGTTGTACTAAATCAGAATACTATTACTTACATAGGGCCTGGGCAGCAGTAAGTCTAGCACGAGGATCTTTCACCAACAATTTCTTCACAAAATCTTTAGCACTGTTGCTTATAGTTGGCCATGGCTTGCGACGAAAATCAGGCTTGTTTCGTAGGACCTTATAGTAGAACCAGAGTTAGAAACAATGGTAAATCAGCTAAAGCACAGAGAATTTGCCAAACATGAAAAAGACTAAGTTAAACATCTCAATGGAATAAAATAACACTTTTGAATAAGATTTTCTCCAAACAAACATTAACCAAGACAAAAACTATTCAAAGATGCCTTCCataattttcaaagaaaaaaaactatttaGAAATATTACCCAACTgaagataaataagaataaaatgTAAGCAGCTCACCTCCTTGAATATTCCATCCTCTGTTTTGTCCCAGAAGGGCCGACGGCCACAGAGCAAAATGAATGTAATTACACCAATACTCCACACATCTGATTCAGGTCCTGATCTACGCTTTAATACCTCTGGGGCTACATAATATGCACTGCCAACTATATCTTGGAATTTCTTCCCTGCATTTTAATGTTTTCAGTTATAAGTTTTTACAATCTGAGGAAGAACCACAAATACGCTACATCATTGACGACTTTAACAGATTTATGAGGACTTGAAATCCATATACCATAGCAAAATGAGTTTAAATTAAAATGTCATTCAATAGATTTGTGGACATCGAATCACCTGGTCTTATGAAGTCTGAAAGACCAAAGTCTGTGGCCTTTAATGGTGAATCCTCCTTTGTAGATTTAAGGAGAAAATTCTACAAGAAAGAAATGTGTGTAAGAAAAGCAACATCAAGCAGCATGAATAAGCCAAAGGAAGTACATAACTTCTTGCAGACCTCAGGTTTCATATCACGATGCACCAAACCATGTAAATGACATTGAGCGGCAACTTTTAGCATCTGACGTACAATTATTGCTGCATCTTTCTCGGTATAACGGCTGTCCTTTCTGATCAAAGGAAATTATCCGTAACACATATAAGAATTTTTATTAACACGAAATaaattataggattgattaacTAAACCTAGTTCATACTACTTACTTGGCCAAAATGCGGTCCAAGAGTTCTCCACCCTCACATAACCTAGAGGAAAACAAATTTGTAATCTATTAACTTACCATTAGATAGCATAATCAATCATAGGGACATAACTTGGACTTTTGGAATCCAAAACAGAGCTCTTAATAATGAAAAACTTACTCCATTACGATGTAAACGTAGTTATCATCCTCAAATGCATTAtagaattcgacgacattcTCATGACCGGCTAAGGCCTTCAATATCTTGACTTCTCGTTTCACATCCTCAACTGCAATTGGAACAACCATCTGCAACAGTACATTAGAGTTATAGGTATAGTTTTACTGTAATAATTTGGAACAAGAAGAAGTTCAAGACAAGGTAATTGATCATGAAATTGTACTAAAACTTAACAAGCTTCTAAACGAGAAACATATGCAAGTATTCATGTTTGCGTGAGTAGCCCCATTATTCCAGAAGGGTGATCACATCTTAACTGGTGTGAAGCGATTATATATAGGGAAAACAAAGCTGGAAGAACCTTTCACCAAAAGAATAGTTTTGATCCATAAAAGACCGACAGAGAAAAAAATAGAGCCATCACCATTAATAACCAACACTTATGCAGTACAAGTCCATCAGAAACCGAAGAAGCTACAAATGCCTATTGACTAGAAACCAGCTCTCTTCAAACCAGGCTGCGGAAGTCATTTTGCATTAAACTGTATATTATAACAACCTTAGCATTAATTCGATGGAAGGTAAAGGTCCAGTGTTGTGTGGACCACAACCACCTTCACTATTCAAACAGCTTCCATAAACCTATAGTTTTCGAGATATGAAAGCGTAGCTTCACCCCGTTAGCAATCTATAAGAATGAACTACAGCTTAAGTTGGTATCTCAAAATTTAGCAGAAGATAGTCCTGTGTAAGCACAAAAGGTATAAAAACACACTTATTTGAACCAAATAAATAGAGACatcaacttaaaataaaaagggaaaaagcaaGCGAAGCCCTTTCATTTTAGTGGTTTGTGGATATTCTGCTCTAGCAGCATAAACCATTTTGAGCATCTCTGTTAGAATCCACACTTTAACCAGTCAACCAAAGTCAATCAAGATATTTAAAACTGATTCACAAGAAAGACTTGAAACTATAATTAGGTTTCACAACCCTGACATACATATTAGACAATATTCCCAATTTGATGCACTTCATAACTCCATAAGGACTTTAAGGTTCGAAGGAGGAAAATATAAAGAAAGCAATAATTtgatatagaaaagaaaaggaaaaaaaaaagagaaccttTTTCTTCTCAATTCTCTTGACAGCCACGCGATCTCCATTAGACTTATCTGTGGCAACATATGTGTATCCAAATTGGCCATGACCCAACAACTTGCCAATTGTAAACCTCTTATCAAAATCTTTATCATACCCAAAATCCGTTCTTTTCCCACAAGGAATAACCCCACTTTGCTTTCTTGAATTGTTCTTAACATTTTGCTGAGAATTCCTAGGTTGTTTGTGGTTATCTTTAGCTTTGTGTTTATTTTTATGAGAGCCCTCTGGTTTTCTTGATGCAACTCTGGTTGTAGAAGGTGGATTGGCTCGGCTCCTCCTGTTGTGGTTTCCATTCACGGTGGCTGTGTTGGTGGTGGTTGTGGAGGGGGTGTTGCTATTAGAACCACTAACTTTTGAGCTAGAAAAACAGATATTTCCCATTTTGAGGTATGAATATATAAAATCCTATGCAAGTTTCTTCAAGATTATGGATAATATAGGGAGAAGGGAGAAATTAAATGGGGGAGAATGAAAGAGATAAAGAGATATAAGAGGAAAGATTGAAGGAGATAGGAGGAAGAAAGGAAGAAGGAGAGGGGAGGTGATGGACCATTGGTTATGGTCAaatgatacttttttttttttttttgaagaagcaTAAGCCctcttatttgttatttttcagTTTAGAGAATGGAGGGAGAAAACTGAAAATTTACACTTTTGATTTTCTGTATCTAATATTTTCTTTGTAATGGCCTCTGTGAGATTTTTctgtgttcaatttttttttgccctATAGGAACTAACcttggaaaaaggaaaatatacgTGAGATTTTTGGTGTTTTCCTTCTAGAATTACCAGTGTGTTCCCCCTCATCAGGGATGTATTTCACACGCACGTGGAGAATTTTGGTGCGAGGACTACTAGAAAAGGCAAAGATGAGACTGTAAACGTTTCGGGCTTATCGTAATCAAAATAACATTGGGAATATAAAACAATTTATAATGCAAAATAACGTGGGAATATAATACGTATAATGctacatatatgtacaaaatGTACCAAAAAGTTAAAATCAATACAAAATGCACCCAAGACAATTACAATCAGATCCAAATGCACAATTTAGAATAAGTTCCTAGATTCATTTGGATGCCTACTTTACATATAAATACGTTTGTATTAAAAGGTGTGATCTATTGATCAATGAAATTGattgaaaatcataaaattttcaaattcaaatttcagCGATAATAATTAAGAATACTAGCATATGGTTTTTTTATTGGGACAGTAGGTATCATTGAAATTAATCGAAATGTGTGCCAAACTGTTAGAATAAATTTGTTCCTTAAAGATGTGCTGCAAACATCCCAATACAAAGACATTAATTTGTCAACTTTCCAAAAGGTTGGGTATAAAGAATTGATCCCGTTGGttataaacaaaaaattgacAACCAGTAAAATGACTTAAGCCTAATCCATTTGATAGAAACATTTTTCACATGCAATAGCCTCTCATTGTCTCACCGCAAGATGAATGGCGCTTCAGCACTTTGTATGTGAGTATGTCTATGATACTTTTTCTATACATCCCAAAATATTTGACCCCATTTCACTACTAAGTAGTGGTGTATTACTTATAGAACTATTTACAATTTTGATAACTCTCTAATACATCTAACTACTCATTAATGTGGGTTTTGTATGGTTTATATAGTATTAACTTTTCAACAATTACTTTAAAACGTTCTTTGAGTATATTTATCAATGCACAAATTAAATTAACATGTGAAATGACTAGTCCAATCCTTTTCAATTTCTTGCTGATCACGTAGTGAAACACCATAATGCTGGCTACCTTCAGAATCTCTGATGCAACATAATAGAAAAGTAATAACCATatagtaaagaaaaagaaatcaattCGTAGTGCAGTCTTAACCATCAACTTAATATGAGTTTTATTTTCTAAGGACACCAGTATAACACATTTAATGCATCAGAATCAGGAAGAAACTCATGGtcaataaactaaagtttgaaaacatcataaacaaAGCATTTTACAGAGTACATAGTACGAAAATGCCTCGCGGTCCACCAcaggaataaaaaggaaaagaaataaaacgTTGAAGTATACACtacattttttaattaatcgTAATAATGACATTAGTAGAGCATAACCGTCCCTGCAAGTACATACAGAGGTAGATGACCTTTTCtgggttcaattgaatccaatatattttatacaaaatataaagtATGTGtgaaatataattaaaacattaacAAAAATTAACATTTAGAATTCATAATTATAAAAGTATAATGAATTTAGTGCTAACACCCTTCTAAATGTGCTActtatttgaaaactttagaaAGGAGGGAGAGACAGTCAGTGATATGCAAAGAAGTTTGCCTAACTAAAGATAACTtatgttgaaaaaatatttgttaatatctcaaaaataattttcatgtcATGGCTTACAATTATGATAACAATTGGCTGTTGCCAAACGTTTATTTCCAGCCATTCAACGGCCTTGATTAAgcattatttcttattttattttgacaATTGAATTCATAGCCTTTATGGCTTTTTATTGCAGATAATCAATTCTCTTCTTTGGGATTTACACTATATATACTATCTTATGTGTGTTCATCTAGAGAGTGAGAAAACCAAGAAACAAACTTTCCTCTTCCGATTTTCTTTTTGTAGTgctggtttttcttttggttaaatctttgttagattctagctcctagttttgtactagaagcGCTTGTTGGATTTTGGGGGATACAACCATACCAGGTGAAATATTCTTAAGGAtagtgtcttaattgacatgcttaattgacatgcctcaagctatgTGAATTTGATCTTAATCGGAGTTCAACATGAACTCCATGAACGAGAGaatgagaaaagaagaaaagaaagaagaagaaactgaAACAGTTGAGATCAAGAAAATGAATCACTGAATCTTATTCAATGTAATTCAAGTTGTGTTGTACATAATGAGATGTATGAGATATATATACAAGTAAGATTAGCTTCTAGAATCATCTAATCTACAATTCATAATCTCTCTAACTAATTGACCACAAGTTGGTTAAATAACTAACTTTGTGAACCAAGTAACTAACTTTCAAACAATCTACTTATTTACAGAATTGCCATTGACTGTTTAACTATATTTCCTATACATTAACAGTCCCCCTCAAGTTAGGTCCTATGAAAATGTCTAAGACACCTAACTTGGAgttatgaagatgatgttgtaCTCTAGATAATCCTTTAGTAAGGATATCAGTTGGTTGCTCCTTGGTTGAGATGTATTGAGTTTGGATTAGACCTTGCTGAATTTTCCCCCTAATGAAATGACAGTCAATCTCTATGTGTTTTGTTCTTTCATGAAACACAGGGTTGGCTGCTATTTGCAAGGGTGATTTGCTATCACTAAATAGCTTGACAGACAGCAATCTTGAAATCTAGTTCCTTTAATAGACTAAGAATCCATGTGAATTCTGAAACAGATGAAGCCATGCTCCTGTATTCAGACTCTGCTGAACTTCTAGATATAGTTGTCTATTTCTTTGATTTCCATGATATCAATGATTGACCAAGTTTGATCAAGTAGCCTGACACAGATTTTCTGGTGTGTGAGCAGGCTACCCAATCAGCATCACAGTAGGCAGTTACACTTTTAATAGGTGCACTAGATATAAGGATTCCTTATCCTGGTTGTGACTTGATGTATTTCACAATTTTTATTGCTTCATCCATGTGAGATTTTTTAGGCTGTTGAAGATATTGACTCAGTGTTTGGAAACTGAATGCTATGTCAGGCCTAGTCACAGTTAAGTATAATAACTTGCCAATCAATCTCTGATATGCACTAACATCTGCTAATAGTGGATCTTTTGGACCCTTGTCTTCCAACTGATCATCATATTCCTTAGTAGTAAGCTTCACATTTGTGTCCATAGGTGTACTCATTAGTTTGGATGTTGATTAACCAAATTCAGAGATTAACTTAAGTGAGTATTTTCTCTGTTGCATAAGAATGCCACTATTACTCTATACCAAGGAAATACATGAGTTCACCTAGATGTTTCATCTTGAACACCTGCTTGAGGGCcagttttattttttcaattatattcaagTCATCTTCTGTCACCAacatatcatctacatatataaGTATCATCACAGTTACTTTTCCTGTCTTCTTTGTGAACAAAGAGTGATCATGTTGACTCTGAGTGAACTGTAACTTTGTCAGTGCTTCTGTTAGTTTGGCATTCCATTGCCTAGGAGCCTGTTTTAGACCATACAAGGATTTGGTAAGCCTGCACATTGGTCTAGATTCCCCCTGGATACTAAATCCTTGTGGCAGGTCCATGTAAATTTCGTCATTCAAATCACCTTGAAGAAATGCATTGTACAAATCCATTTGATGGATGTGCCAATGTCTTGAGGCTGCAATAGATAAGACTGTCCATACAGTCACTATTTTGACCACAGGAGAGAAGGTTTCTTAGTAGTCAATACCTTATTGTTGACTATAACCTTTTGCCACCAATCTTGCTTTGAATCTCTCAATCTCCCCATCAGCTTTGTACTTGATTTTATATATCCATTTGCATCCTATTGGTCTTTTTCCTTCTGCCAGTGTTGTGACTGTCCATGTATTGTTGCTTTGAAGAGCATCTATCTCTTCTTTCATTGCTTATATCCATTTAGGATCTTTACTTGATTCTGTATAATTTTTTGGTTCTGCAACAGCAGAGAAAGCAGTTAAATAAGCTTGATATTTAGGAGAAATATGTTCATATGAGATAGAGTCAGAAATTGGATATTTGATATCCTTTTGAATGGTGGTAAGGGATATGAAATCCTTCATCCAAATAGGACGTTGTTTCTCCCTTGTTGATGCTTTTGTCTGAACGTTTCTGAGTTGCCTAGGTACTTCTTGGTGTGGTAGTTGTATTGCTTGACTAGGCTGATCTACTATTTGAGCATCTTGTTGTATTGCTTGAATAGGATGATCTATCATTTGAGCCTCTTGTTGAGGTGATGCTATCAGCATGGTTTGATCAGACACAACTGGATTTTGAGTTATTGATTCAGCTTCCTGTGGAGTTATGGTGTGTGTGTCCTCACCATCAAGTGCATGAGTATTATACTGCACAACATCTAAGTCATTTGAAGTAAGTACATCATCAAAAACTGTAGCTTAAGTACATCATCAAAAACTGTAGCTTCTATATGAGTGAAAATAAGAGGCTCAGCAGgctttgttttaaaagaaaatttagttTCCTTAAATATAACATCTCTATTAATGAAGAATGTGTGTTTTTGTAGATCATACAAGATTTACCCTTTATGCACTTCTGAGTACCGTATGAATATAGCTGGTTTTGTTCTAGACTGCAGCTTATCAGTTTGATTTACTATTTTTGCATAGCATAAGCAACCAAGCACTTTGAAATGTATGAGGGATGGTTTTCTGTTAAGCAGTTTCTGATATGGTGAAACACCAATTACTTATGATGGTAGTCTATTTATGATGTATACAGCTATAAGAACGTAGTGTCCCCAGAATTTAACAGGAATTTCATCTTGTAATCTTAAGGCTCTAGTTACTTCTAATATGTTCCTATGTTTTCTCTCTGCCACTCGGTGAATAGGCACATGTTCTTTGATGAATTATTCCTAGAGATTTGAATAAAGAGTCACAAACTCAGTACCATTATCAGTTCTGCATATTTTGACACTTTTCCCAAACTGAGTTTTCCCATAAGTAAGAAAATATTGAATAGTAGCACAAGCATCAGATTTTAATTTTAGCAAGTATATCCATGTCATCCTTGTGTAGTCATCTACTATTGTAAGAAAGTACTTATTTCCATCAAAGGTAGGAGTTTTATAAGGACCCCATATGTCCATATGAACAAGATCAAAACTAGAACTGCTTTTTATAGTAGCTGTAGGAAATGAAAATCTAGTTTGTTTAGCACAAAAGCAAATCCTACACTTATCTATCACTTCTGCTGTATTTCCTATTTTGCATGGTAACATTttactaagagcctgtttggatgggcttaaaaatagcagcttataagctgttttcagttgataagctatttttttaagttaagccaaacgggcccaattattattttttgagcttattttaagcacaaaatggcttataagctggccaaccaaacactcaaaaaagctgaaaacagcttataatatgttttcagcaacttataagctaagccaaacgggctctaagtacATGTGAAGATACATGGCCAAATCTCTTATGCCACAGTTCAATATCTAAAGAAGTAAAATGCACAATATCATGTTCTGTAGTAGAGTGTTCTGTAGAACTAGTAGCTAGGTTAATTCCAAGATTTTTAGTTTGTTGATTGAGTAAGTAAAGTCCATCTTCCACTCTACCAATCTCCATCACCTTTCCACTTGAGAGGtcctaaaaaatacaaaaatcaggAAAAAATAAAGCTACACAGTGCAGTTCTTAGTGGCCTTGGATACTGACTTTAGATTATATTTTAACTGAGGCAATAAGAACACATCTTTCAGTATGTTTTGTGCAGAAATAGAACTATCACCTATGTGAGTTACTAATTCAATATCACCATTAGGCAGATAAACTTTCTTTGGATTAGCATTTTTCGTGACAAATGACTTGTTTAACATGTCTATACTATAAACCATGTGATTAGTTGCTCCTGTATCTATAATCCAATCTGTTGAATTGCTAGTTACTAGGAAAGATTTTATGATACCTGACCCTTTACCTGAGTTGTCATAAGATGTACCAACAGCATTTGCACTTGCAGAAGTGTTTCCGCCATTGCTAGATTTGTGCAATATTTGGAGAATTTGATCATATTGTTCTCTTGTAAACACACAGTTTCCAGGTTGGGGTTGATTCATGGCCATCATTTGGTTTTAGTCCACCATTCTCTAGTCTTTGATACAGTACTGCCACATTTGCCATCACATGTTCTTGACCTATCATGCCACCGGTATTTGTGCCATTTAGAGGACCAAACTTTCCACCTCCTCCTTAATTAACACTACTTTCAACTTGCACATTATAAGCATTTGATCCTCCATGACCACCAGGACCaaatttccttttcttgttAAAGTTTGGAAGATATCCCACTAGTTTGTAACACTGATCCTTGGTGTGCCCTTTCATCTTACAGAAATCACACTGCAAGTTGTAATCCTTCTTGTACTTCTGATCTTGAACCCCAATAGTACTAAGTCTAGCTGAATACATAGTTGCAGGATCATGTTGACTAGGTCCTTCACCCAATAAGCCTACAGAATTTGTCACAATTGCCTTTTGCCCTTCATCATTTGCAATCATGGCATAGGCTTGGTTCACAGAAGGTAGTGGGTTCATCATCAAGATTTGGCTTCTTGCTTGAGTGTAAGTTTCATTTAGCCCCATCAAAAATTGATACATCTTCAGCTTTTGAAGATACAACAGGAAATCCCTTGATTTTTCATATTCGCATACAGGTGATGGCACAAAAgattcaaattcattccatagtccTTTCAGCTT from Lycium ferocissimum isolate CSIRO_LF1 chromosome 2, AGI_CSIRO_Lferr_CH_V1, whole genome shotgun sequence includes:
- the LOC132046444 gene encoding calcium-dependent protein kinase 18, whose product is MGNICFSSSKVSGSNSNTPSTTTTNTATVNGNHNRRSRANPPSTTRVASRKPEGSHKNKHKAKDNHKQPRNSQQNVKNNSRKQSGVIPCGKRTDFGYDKDFDKRFTIGKLLGHGQFGYTYVATDKSNGDRVAVKRIEKKKMVVPIAVEDVKREVKILKALAGHENVVEFYNAFEDDNYVYIVMELCEGGELLDRILAKKDSRYTEKDAAIIVRQMLKVAAQCHLHGLVHRDMKPENFLLKSTKEDSPLKATDFGLSDFIRPGKKFQDIVGSAYYVAPEVLKRRSGPESDVWSIGVITFILLCGRRPFWDKTEDGIFKEVLRNKPDFRRKPWPTISNSAKDFVKKLLVKDPRARLTAAQALSHPWVREGGDASEIPLDISVLSNMRQFVKYSRLKQFALRALASTLDEEELADVRDQFAAIDVDKNGVITLEEMRQALAKDLPWKMKESRVLEILQAIDSNTDGLVDFPEFVAATLHVPQLEEHNLIKWQQRSQAAFEKFDVDRDGFITPEELRMHTGLKGSIDPLLEEADIDKDGKISLSEFRRLLRTASIGSRMVTSPTVRGSRKI